From Curtobacterium sp. SGAir0471, the proteins below share one genomic window:
- the dacB gene encoding D-alanyl-D-alanine carboxypeptidase/D-alanyl-D-alanine endopeptidase: MSDQQPPSKSVPARIRGAVASLRRSVARRPVPWIAGGLVGVLLLGSGASVAVAAATLPARQSAAPPSSASAAPSGTPRASATPSATPTDDTRTVPDAPAGPSALRTCTIEAAASAAGLGSFEGFVMNAATGETLFSRSGDTAAQTGSVMKTLTSATALAVLGGDHRIPTTVTKEADGTIALVGHGDATLSAGNGTVYPGAPTLAQLAQQVKAALGDAPVTTIVADDSYWSDADAWDPTWPESERTIGYQPRVTALMVDGDRANPAAATSPRSTDPVGRAGAAFRTALANAGVVGAGSAQVVQRATTSTDQIASVSSQPVSTLIGQMIPNSDNTLAEMLARVSSKESGAGGSAASLTGVYQKALAGYGLDPAGITIKDGSGESASNAVSPSFVAHLMVAVAAGEKGLGVLSESLPVAGVSGTLSSRFTGANAVARGKVHAKTGWIDSANTLGGYIDAEDGTRLTFAFYAIGSSRAAALPALDAVTAATYRCGGSLTSS; this comes from the coding sequence ATGTCCGACCAGCAGCCCCCGTCGAAGTCCGTCCCGGCACGCATCCGCGGTGCGGTCGCCTCCCTGCGCCGCTCGGTGGCCCGGCGACCGGTCCCGTGGATCGCCGGCGGGCTCGTCGGTGTGCTCCTGCTCGGCTCCGGCGCCTCGGTCGCGGTCGCGGCGGCGACCCTGCCCGCCCGTCAGTCCGCGGCGCCCCCGTCGTCGGCGTCCGCCGCGCCGTCGGGGACGCCGCGAGCCTCGGCGACGCCGAGTGCGACGCCGACGGACGACACGCGGACCGTGCCCGACGCACCGGCGGGGCCGTCGGCCCTGCGCACCTGCACCATCGAGGCGGCGGCCTCGGCCGCCGGGCTCGGCTCGTTCGAGGGCTTCGTGATGAACGCCGCGACGGGCGAGACACTGTTCTCGCGGAGCGGGGACACGGCGGCGCAGACGGGCAGCGTGATGAAGACGCTGACGAGCGCAACGGCGCTCGCGGTCCTCGGCGGGGACCACCGCATCCCCACCACGGTGACGAAGGAGGCCGACGGCACCATCGCGCTCGTCGGGCACGGCGACGCGACGCTCTCGGCCGGCAACGGCACGGTCTACCCGGGCGCCCCGACCCTCGCGCAGCTCGCACAGCAGGTGAAGGCGGCCCTCGGCGACGCCCCGGTGACGACGATCGTCGCGGACGACAGCTACTGGTCCGACGCCGACGCGTGGGACCCGACCTGGCCGGAGAGCGAGCGCACGATCGGGTACCAGCCGCGGGTCACCGCGCTCATGGTCGACGGCGACCGGGCGAACCCGGCGGCGGCGACCTCGCCCCGCTCGACCGATCCGGTCGGCCGGGCCGGCGCGGCGTTCCGCACGGCCCTCGCGAACGCGGGCGTCGTGGGCGCCGGGAGCGCGCAGGTCGTGCAGCGGGCCACCACGAGCACGGACCAGATCGCCTCGGTCTCATCGCAGCCGGTGTCCACGCTGATCGGGCAGATGATCCCGAACTCCGACAACACCCTGGCCGAGATGCTCGCCCGCGTCTCGTCGAAGGAGTCCGGAGCGGGCGGGTCGGCGGCGTCCCTGACGGGCGTGTACCAGAAGGCCCTCGCCGGGTACGGTCTCGACCCCGCCGGCATCACCATCAAGGACGGCTCGGGGGAGAGCGCCTCGAACGCCGTGTCGCCGTCGTTCGTCGCCCACCTGATGGTCGCCGTCGCCGCCGGCGAGAAGGGCCTGGGCGTGCTGTCCGAGTCGCTGCCGGTCGCCGGGGTCTCCGGGACCCTGTCCAGCCGGTTCACCGGGGCCAACGCCGTCGCACGGGGCAAGGTGCACGCGAAGACCGGGTGGATCGACAGCGCGAACACGCTCGGCGGGTACATCGACGCGGAGGACGGCACCCGCCTGACCTTCGCGTTCTACGCGATCGGGTCCTCGCGCGCGGCCGCGCTGCCGGCGCTCGACGCGGTGACGGCAGCCACCTACCGCTGCGGCGGGAGCCTGACCTCGTCCTG
- a CDS encoding Gfo/Idh/MocA family protein, which produces MTVRWGVIGTGGIAHSFVADCTAAGIDFVAVGSRSRESAEAFATEHGIARAHGSYAELVADPDVDAVYVATPHSRHAEDALLAIAAGKHVLVEKAFTITAAEARRVVDAARRADVAVSEAMWTRFLPQMRMVRELVAEGRIGRPRLVEATHHQALPTDPHHRLNDPALGGGAILDLGVYPISFAVDVLGVPTAVTAAGTLSDQGVDTQMGVVLTHDGGAQSMLHFGLDLRSPNTASIIGEDGRVDLDDTWYTPTTWRLRDRDGTVVEEYDSREELTGYAHEARAFEAMVTSGTHEGGVMDPEETVAVMAVMDEARRQVGVRYAADTAETDSPAAD; this is translated from the coding sequence ATGACGGTTCGCTGGGGAGTCATCGGTACGGGCGGCATCGCCCACTCGTTCGTGGCGGACTGCACCGCCGCCGGCATCGACTTCGTCGCGGTCGGTAGTCGCTCGCGCGAGTCCGCCGAGGCCTTCGCCACCGAGCACGGCATCGCCCGCGCGCACGGCTCCTACGCGGAACTCGTCGCTGATCCCGACGTCGACGCGGTGTACGTCGCGACGCCGCACTCCCGGCACGCGGAGGACGCGCTGCTCGCGATCGCCGCTGGCAAGCACGTCCTGGTCGAGAAGGCCTTCACGATCACCGCCGCCGAGGCCCGCCGCGTGGTCGACGCCGCACGACGCGCCGACGTGGCGGTGTCCGAGGCGATGTGGACCCGATTCCTGCCGCAGATGCGGATGGTCCGCGAACTCGTCGCCGAGGGGCGCATCGGCCGCCCCCGACTCGTCGAGGCCACCCACCACCAGGCCCTGCCGACCGACCCGCACCACCGGCTGAACGATCCGGCGCTCGGCGGCGGCGCGATCCTCGACCTCGGCGTCTACCCGATCTCGTTCGCCGTGGACGTGCTCGGCGTCCCGACCGCGGTCACGGCAGCGGGGACGCTGAGCGACCAGGGCGTCGACACGCAGATGGGTGTGGTGCTCACGCACGACGGCGGCGCGCAGTCGATGCTCCACTTCGGCCTCGACCTGCGGAGCCCGAACACGGCGTCGATCATCGGCGAGGACGGTCGCGTCGACCTCGACGACACCTGGTACACGCCGACGACCTGGCGGCTCCGCGACCGCGACGGCACGGTGGTCGAGGAGTACGACTCGCGCGAGGAACTCACCGGGTACGCGCACGAGGCCCGTGCCTTCGAGGCGATGGTCACCTCCGGCACCCACGAGGGCGGGGTGATGGACCCCGAGGAGACGGTCGCGGTCATGGCGGTGATGGACGAGGCCCGTCGCCAGGTCGGCGTCCGCTACGCGGCCGACACGGCGGAGACGGACAGCCCGGCGGCAGACTGA
- a CDS encoding TetR/AcrR family transcriptional regulator, translating into MPEAAPGLRERKRRATRLAIQQAALRIALDSGWSAVTVDEVARRADVSPRTFFNYFPSKEQALLGDDPTLPSGRALDTFRAGGPSGELLADLGTLLVHTTSELVEERGLLAERQQVLRAAPELFTRRMASMKEFQAEIEEAVTVRLTTTEPDLAADPDALRRQARLASVVALAALRHAWWEWSDSASETELSEELQRSFDELGALVSRSLV; encoded by the coding sequence ATGCCCGAAGCAGCACCCGGTCTGCGTGAGCGCAAGCGTCGCGCCACCCGACTCGCGATCCAGCAGGCCGCCCTGCGGATCGCACTCGACTCCGGCTGGTCGGCCGTCACGGTCGACGAGGTCGCCCGCCGCGCCGACGTGTCCCCGCGCACGTTCTTCAACTACTTCCCGAGCAAGGAGCAGGCGCTCCTCGGCGACGACCCGACGCTGCCGAGCGGGCGGGCGCTCGACACCTTCCGTGCCGGTGGGCCGAGCGGCGAGCTGCTCGCCGACCTCGGCACCCTCCTCGTGCACACGACGAGCGAGCTGGTCGAGGAACGCGGACTGCTCGCGGAGCGGCAGCAGGTGCTCCGCGCCGCGCCCGAGCTGTTCACGCGGCGGATGGCGTCGATGAAGGAGTTCCAGGCCGAGATCGAGGAGGCCGTGACGGTCCGGCTCACGACCACCGAGCCGGACCTCGCGGCGGACCCGGACGCGCTGCGGCGGCAGGCCCGACTCGCCTCGGTGGTGGCACTCGCTGCGCTCCGACACGCCTGGTGGGAGTGGTCCGACAGTGCCTCCGAGACGGAGCTCTCTGAGGAGCTGCAGCGGTCGTTCGACGAGCTCGGCGCGCTCGTTTCGCGTTCGCTCGTCTGA
- a CDS encoding DNA polymerase III subunit delta' — translation MSVWDGLTGQDDAVAALRSAAEAPNGTGGMTHSWLITGPPGSGRSNVAAAFAAALVGAGADDDHALQQITARTHPDVSVLTTQRVIITIDEIRQLVTSSYYAPSVGRYRIVIIEDADRMTERTSNLLLKALEEPPERTVWILCAPSEADLLPTIRSRVRSVRLRVPDVASVAELIVARTGVDRDLATDAARQAQSHIGMAQRLATSEDARARRRRTLETVLGVRSVGDAVLAAADLLSVADEDAKAITEQRDGEERDAALRSLGVEPGGTVPPALRSQLRALEEDQKRRATRSLRDGLDRILVDVSSLYRDLLLLGLGAPAEPVNLAMRDQLDRALEVVPPASALEVLDAIALARERIAANVAALLALEALLVTIARATR, via the coding sequence GTGAGCGTGTGGGACGGCCTGACCGGACAGGACGACGCGGTCGCCGCCCTGCGCAGTGCGGCCGAGGCGCCCAACGGTACGGGCGGGATGACGCACTCGTGGCTCATCACCGGACCGCCCGGGTCCGGTCGGTCGAACGTCGCCGCCGCCTTCGCCGCTGCCCTGGTCGGTGCCGGAGCGGACGACGACCACGCCCTGCAGCAGATCACCGCTCGCACCCACCCCGACGTGTCGGTGCTCACGACCCAACGTGTCATCATCACGATCGACGAGATCCGCCAGCTGGTGACGTCGTCGTACTACGCACCGTCGGTCGGGCGCTACCGCATCGTGATCATCGAGGACGCCGACCGGATGACGGAGCGCACCTCGAACCTGCTGCTCAAGGCGCTCGAGGAGCCGCCGGAGCGGACAGTGTGGATCCTCTGCGCTCCGAGCGAGGCGGACCTGCTGCCGACGATCCGGTCGCGCGTTCGTTCGGTCCGGCTGCGGGTGCCCGACGTCGCTTCCGTCGCCGAGCTCATCGTCGCCCGTACCGGGGTCGACAGGGACCTCGCCACCGATGCTGCGCGGCAGGCGCAGAGCCACATCGGCATGGCACAGCGGCTGGCGACGAGTGAGGACGCCCGTGCTCGTCGACGCCGGACCCTCGAGACCGTGCTCGGCGTGCGCTCCGTCGGTGACGCCGTCCTGGCCGCAGCCGACCTGCTGTCGGTCGCGGACGAGGACGCCAAGGCGATCACCGAGCAGCGCGACGGCGAGGAACGGGACGCCGCGCTGCGGTCGCTCGGGGTGGAACCGGGTGGGACGGTCCCGCCGGCGCTGCGGTCGCAGCTGCGTGCCCTCGAGGAGGACCAGAAGCGCCGGGCGACCCGGAGCCTCCGCGACGGCCTCGACCGGATCCTCGTCGACGTCTCGTCGCTGTACCGTGACCTCCTGCTGCTCGGCCTCGGCGCTCCCGCCGAGCCGGTGAACCTGGCGATGCGCGACCAGCTGGACCGCGCGCTCGAGGTCGTGCCGCCGGCGTCGGCGCTCGAGGTCCTCGACGCGATCGCCCTGGCACGCGAGCGGATCGCGGCGAACGTCGCGGCGCTGCTCGCGCTCGAGGCACTGCTCGTGACGATCGCCCGCGCGACCCGCTAG
- the tmk gene encoding dTMP kinase, translating to MTGRFITLEGGDGAGKTTQAELLTAWLEEHGRTVVRTREPGGTELGQRIREMVLHERGHIAPRAEALLYAADRAHHVETVVRPALARGAVVLQDRYIDSSVAYQGAARGLGADRIRSVSDWAADGLVPDLTVLLDLDVTVGRSRVAAARGDVFDRLESEASTFHETVRRAFLDAAAAEPERFLVVDAEQPAAAVQRAVRSAVGALVGIVDEGGPA from the coding sequence GTGACCGGGCGGTTCATCACCCTCGAGGGTGGCGACGGCGCGGGCAAGACCACCCAGGCCGAGCTCCTCACCGCCTGGCTCGAGGAGCACGGTCGCACGGTGGTGCGCACGCGGGAGCCGGGTGGCACGGAGCTCGGGCAGCGCATCCGCGAGATGGTGCTGCACGAGCGGGGCCACATCGCGCCGCGCGCCGAGGCCCTGCTCTACGCGGCCGACCGTGCGCACCACGTCGAGACGGTCGTCCGACCCGCGCTCGCCCGCGGTGCCGTCGTCCTGCAGGACCGCTACATCGACTCGTCGGTGGCGTACCAGGGAGCCGCACGGGGGCTCGGCGCCGACCGCATCCGCTCCGTCTCGGACTGGGCCGCCGACGGACTCGTGCCGGACCTGACGGTGCTGCTCGACCTCGACGTGACGGTCGGGCGGAGTCGCGTCGCAGCCGCACGGGGCGACGTCTTCGACCGCCTCGAGTCCGAGGCGTCGACGTTCCACGAGACGGTCCGACGCGCGTTCCTCGACGCCGCCGCCGCCGAACCGGAGCGCTTCCTCGTCGTGGACGCCGAGCAGCCGGCAGCGGCCGTGCAGCGTGCTGTCCGCTCGGCGGTCGGCGCCCTCGTCGGGATCGTGGACGAGGGCGGTCCCGCGTGA
- the topA gene encoding type I DNA topoisomerase translates to MPGTKKLVIVESPAKAKTIAQYLGDGYEVQASVGHIRDLVEPKNLPAELKKGSLGKFSVDVDNGFEPYYVVSDAKKKTVTELKRALKDADELYLATDEDREGEAIAWHLLQVLKPKVPVKRMVFHEITKEAIQRAQEATRELDTALVDAQETRRILDRLYGYEVSPVLWRKVGPGLSAGRVQSAATRLVVDRERERLAFVSANYWDLAARFEKVGDTAFTARLARLQGTRVASGRDFDDRGALKGEAVRLDEASAAALTTVLEGAGDAVVRSVESKPYTRRPAAPFTTSTLQQEAARKLRFSARQTMSVAQGLYENGHITYMRTDSSSLSQQAVTAARKQAAALYGPETIPDKPRSYAGKSKNAQEAHEAIRPAGDTFRTPSEMDGVLRGNDWKLYDLIWKRTVASQMADAKGSTASVVLGVTSSDSVAGVASTANGTDAEFTASGTVITFRGFLNAYEEGRDEERHGGENGDAKLPQMTEGDHLGVSEVEAKGHDTSAPPRYTEASLVKTLEELGIGRPSTYAAIISTIMDRGYVTQRGSALVPNWIAFSVVRLLEDHFGDLVQYDFTAGMEEDLDRIASGDADRIDWLKGFYFGGGDHRGLRTVIDNLGEIDARDINSVELAPGLTLRIGRYGPYIEVPSDDPEKPRRVNVPEDLAPDELTAEKARELVEAPVVGDRVVGVNPETGKEVLAKDGRFGPYVTERTPEPEPTVDPSTGEVTESAAAGADASSAPTAAAAAAAEAGTTTAKGARTPAKKTTKKAAAPKERTASLFKSMDPQTVDLETALKLLDLPRVVGKDPESGDDITAQNGRYGPYIKKGTDTRTLPSEDAIFEIDLPGALELFAQPKYGGRRAATAALKEFEADPVSGKPIKVKDGRFGPYVTDGETNATIPRGEDVEAVDHARAVQLLADKRAKGPVKKKAPARKTAAKKK, encoded by the coding sequence GTGCCAGGCACGAAGAAGCTCGTGATCGTCGAGAGCCCCGCGAAGGCGAAGACGATCGCGCAATACCTCGGCGACGGATACGAGGTCCAGGCGTCAGTCGGACACATCCGCGACCTCGTCGAGCCCAAGAACCTGCCGGCGGAGCTCAAGAAGGGCTCGCTCGGGAAGTTCTCGGTCGACGTCGACAACGGCTTCGAGCCCTACTACGTCGTCTCCGACGCGAAGAAGAAGACCGTGACCGAGCTCAAGCGCGCCTTGAAGGACGCCGACGAGCTCTACCTCGCGACTGATGAGGACCGCGAGGGTGAGGCCATCGCGTGGCACCTGCTACAGGTCCTCAAGCCGAAGGTGCCGGTCAAGCGCATGGTGTTCCACGAGATCACGAAGGAGGCCATCCAGCGCGCGCAGGAGGCCACCCGTGAGCTCGACACCGCCCTGGTCGACGCACAGGAGACCCGCCGCATCCTCGACCGTCTGTACGGGTACGAGGTCTCCCCGGTGCTCTGGCGCAAGGTCGGGCCCGGGCTGTCCGCCGGTCGCGTGCAGTCGGCCGCGACGCGACTCGTCGTCGATCGAGAGCGCGAGCGCCTGGCGTTCGTGTCCGCCAACTACTGGGACCTGGCGGCCCGCTTCGAGAAGGTCGGCGACACCGCGTTCACGGCTCGCCTGGCCCGTCTGCAGGGGACCCGGGTCGCCTCGGGCCGCGACTTCGACGACCGTGGTGCGCTGAAGGGCGAGGCCGTCCGCCTCGACGAGGCCTCGGCGGCCGCGCTCACCACCGTGCTCGAGGGCGCCGGCGACGCGGTCGTCCGCAGCGTCGAGTCGAAGCCGTACACGCGTCGGCCGGCCGCGCCGTTCACGACGTCGACGCTGCAGCAGGAGGCCGCGCGCAAGCTCCGGTTCTCCGCCCGGCAGACCATGAGCGTCGCGCAGGGGCTGTACGAGAACGGCCACATCACGTACATGCGTACGGACTCCTCGTCGCTGTCGCAGCAGGCGGTCACCGCCGCGCGCAAGCAGGCGGCCGCGCTGTACGGACCGGAGACGATCCCCGACAAGCCCCGCAGCTACGCGGGCAAGAGCAAGAACGCCCAGGAAGCGCACGAGGCCATCCGCCCCGCCGGTGACACGTTCCGGACCCCTTCCGAGATGGACGGCGTGCTCCGCGGCAACGACTGGAAGCTCTACGACCTCATCTGGAAGCGCACGGTCGCGTCGCAGATGGCCGACGCCAAGGGATCGACCGCCTCGGTCGTCCTCGGTGTCACTTCGAGTGACAGCGTCGCCGGCGTCGCCTCGACCGCGAACGGCACGGACGCCGAGTTCACCGCGTCCGGCACCGTCATCACCTTCCGTGGGTTCCTCAACGCCTACGAGGAAGGCCGTGACGAGGAACGTCACGGCGGCGAGAACGGCGACGCGAAGCTCCCGCAGATGACCGAGGGCGACCACCTCGGCGTCAGCGAGGTCGAGGCCAAGGGGCACGACACCTCGGCTCCGCCGCGCTACACCGAGGCGAGCCTGGTGAAGACGCTCGAGGAACTCGGCATCGGTCGTCCGTCGACCTACGCCGCGATCATCTCGACGATCATGGACCGCGGCTACGTCACGCAGCGCGGGAGTGCCCTCGTCCCGAACTGGATCGCGTTCAGCGTGGTCCGGCTCCTCGAGGACCACTTCGGCGACCTGGTGCAGTACGACTTCACCGCCGGCATGGAAGAGGACCTCGACCGCATCGCCAGCGGTGACGCCGACCGCATCGACTGGCTCAAGGGCTTCTACTTCGGTGGCGGTGACCACCGCGGGCTCCGCACCGTCATCGACAACCTCGGTGAGATCGACGCGCGCGACATCAACTCGGTCGAGCTCGCACCGGGCCTGACCCTCCGCATCGGCCGCTACGGTCCCTACATCGAGGTGCCGAGCGACGACCCGGAGAAGCCGCGCCGGGTGAACGTGCCCGAGGACCTGGCACCCGACGAGCTGACCGCCGAGAAGGCGCGCGAGCTCGTCGAGGCCCCGGTCGTCGGCGACCGTGTCGTCGGCGTCAACCCCGAGACGGGGAAGGAGGTGCTGGCGAAGGACGGTCGGTTCGGCCCGTACGTCACCGAGCGCACCCCCGAGCCGGAGCCCACCGTCGACCCGTCCACAGGCGAGGTCACGGAGTCGGCCGCCGCCGGAGCGGACGCGTCCTCCGCCCCGACCGCAGCAGCGGCCGCGGCAGCGGAAGCGGGGACCACCACCGCGAAGGGCGCGAGAACCCCGGCGAAGAAGACGACGAAGAAGGCCGCGGCGCCGAAGGAGCGCACCGCGTCGCTGTTCAAGTCGATGGACCCGCAGACAGTGGACCTCGAGACCGCGCTCAAGCTCCTCGACCTGCCCCGCGTCGTCGGGAAGGACCCGGAGTCCGGCGACGACATCACGGCGCAGAACGGGCGCTACGGCCCGTACATCAAGAAGGGGACGGACACCCGGACCCTGCCGAGCGAGGACGCGATCTTCGAGATCGACCTGCCCGGCGCGCTGGAGCTGTTCGCACAGCCGAAGTACGGCGGCCGGCGTGCGGCCACCGCTGCGCTCAAGGAGTTCGAGGCGGACCCCGTGTCCGGCAAGCCGATCAAGGTGAAGGACGGGCGCTTCGGCCCCTACGTCACGGACGGCGAGACGAACGCGACCATCCCGCGCGGCGAGGACGTCGAGGCCGTCGACCACGCCCGTGCCGTGCAGCTGCTCGCGGACAAGCGTGCCAAGGGGCCGGTGAAGAAGAAGGCACCGGCGCGGAAGACCGCCGCCAAGAAGAAGTGA
- a CDS encoding DUF4244 domain-containing protein — MLDRFGDDRGSATAEYAVVILAAVAFAGVLVAVMRSGEVQQILTDLVRGALVP; from the coding sequence CTGCTCGACCGGTTCGGGGACGACCGCGGTTCGGCGACCGCCGAGTACGCCGTCGTCATCCTGGCCGCGGTCGCCTTCGCCGGCGTGCTCGTCGCGGTCATGCGATCGGGAGAGGTCCAGCAGATCCTGACCGACCTCGTCCGCGGGGCGCTGGTCCCGTGA
- a CDS encoding type II secretion system F family protein codes for MSRLRRVPTGRTAPDAAGAARVLDRVAVLVAAGVAPPRAWALVGGVPRVDDPAWQDVLVVLRVAERTGAPAAGALRALAAAMRRSAAADRAVRVALAGPRTSARVVLALPLLGLGLGSIWGAGALGVLLARPIGWACCATATMLVLVGQRWSRRMIDAATPDGHVPGILLDAWAVALGGGGPWRSAEQAVHETLRELDHGATADESARLRLDEVLALSRRAGVPAAGLLRAAAEDLRDDAAAAGLAAAERLAVRLVLPLGVCVLPAFVLVGVVPVVVGVLSSTVGGLR; via the coding sequence GTGAGTCGTCTGCGCCGGGTGCCGACGGGGCGGACCGCACCGGACGCGGCCGGAGCAGCCCGGGTCCTCGACCGCGTGGCGGTGCTCGTCGCCGCTGGGGTGGCGCCACCGCGGGCCTGGGCACTGGTGGGCGGCGTGCCCCGGGTCGACGATCCTGCCTGGCAGGACGTCCTCGTGGTCCTGCGCGTGGCGGAACGGACGGGTGCCCCCGCTGCCGGTGCCCTCCGAGCGCTCGCCGCGGCCATGCGGCGGAGCGCAGCAGCCGACCGCGCGGTCCGGGTCGCCCTCGCCGGGCCGCGCACGAGCGCGCGGGTCGTCCTGGCGCTGCCCCTCCTCGGGCTCGGGCTGGGATCGATCTGGGGAGCCGGTGCGCTCGGGGTGCTCCTCGCCCGGCCGATCGGGTGGGCGTGCTGCGCGACGGCGACCATGCTGGTGCTCGTCGGACAGCGCTGGAGCCGTCGGATGATCGACGCCGCGACACCCGACGGGCACGTCCCGGGGATCCTGCTCGACGCCTGGGCGGTCGCACTGGGCGGCGGCGGGCCGTGGCGGTCGGCGGAGCAGGCCGTGCACGAGACCCTCCGGGAACTCGACCACGGGGCGACCGCGGACGAATCTGCCCGGCTGCGGCTGGACGAGGTCCTCGCGCTGAGCCGTCGTGCAGGCGTGCCTGCCGCGGGGTTGCTGCGCGCCGCCGCCGAGGACCTCCGGGACGACGCGGCGGCGGCCGGGCTCGCGGCGGCGGAACGCCTGGCGGTCCGGCTCGTGCTGCCGCTGGGCGTGTGCGTCCTGCCGGCGTTCGTCCTGGTCGGGGTCGTGCCGGTCGTGGTCGGGGTCCTCTCCTCCACCGTCGGCGGTCTCCGCTGA
- a CDS encoding CpaF family protein: MHRHRADTTRDDHDAAGTVGSGGDVGSPFLPGAERARRRRTFDPVVFEELAALVSDAGTTDVLVVGGQGTWVDRGRGLERARPELPERRARALAAELVALGGRHVDETTPCADVRLGDGLRVHVVLAPVSVGGTALSVRLPRPERPTLAGLERLGTFRSVRRGVLEDAVARRRNVLVTGATGSGKTTVLAAMLGAVPHDERIVTVEDTAELRIEHPHVVGLEARQASAEGTGAIGLDRLVREALRMRPDRLVVGECRGAEVRELLGALNTGHDGGAGTLHANGLADVGARLEALGALAGLGPQALARQVVSAVDLVVHLERRSSWRGVAAVGTCVLGRDERLEVRPIDTGGA; encoded by the coding sequence ATGCACCGCCACCGCGCCGACACCACCAGGGACGACCACGACGCCGCTGGGACGGTGGGCTCGGGTGGGGACGTCGGGTCGCCGTTCCTGCCCGGAGCCGAGCGCGCCCGGCGGCGCAGGACGTTCGACCCGGTGGTGTTCGAGGAACTCGCGGCGCTCGTGTCCGACGCCGGCACGACCGACGTGCTCGTCGTCGGCGGTCAGGGCACCTGGGTCGACCGTGGCCGTGGTCTCGAGCGCGCGCGGCCGGAACTCCCGGAGCGGCGCGCCCGGGCACTCGCCGCCGAGCTCGTCGCGCTCGGCGGGCGGCACGTGGACGAGACGACGCCGTGCGCGGACGTGCGGCTCGGCGACGGGTTGCGTGTGCACGTCGTCCTCGCGCCCGTGTCCGTCGGCGGCACCGCGCTGTCCGTCCGGCTGCCACGACCGGAACGACCGACGCTCGCCGGGCTCGAACGACTCGGTACGTTCCGGTCGGTGCGACGGGGCGTGCTCGAGGACGCGGTCGCCCGACGTCGCAACGTGCTCGTGACGGGAGCGACCGGCAGCGGGAAGACGACCGTGCTCGCGGCGATGCTCGGAGCGGTGCCACACGACGAGCGGATCGTCACGGTCGAGGACACAGCGGAGCTCCGGATCGAGCACCCGCACGTCGTCGGGCTCGAGGCGCGACAGGCCTCAGCCGAGGGGACCGGAGCGATCGGACTCGACCGTCTCGTGCGCGAGGCCCTGCGGATGCGACCGGACCGCCTCGTGGTGGGGGAGTGTCGCGGGGCCGAGGTCCGCGAGCTCCTCGGAGCACTGAACACCGGACACGACGGCGGGGCCGGCACGCTGCACGCCAACGGGCTGGCCGACGTCGGTGCCCGGCTCGAGGCACTCGGCGCGCTGGCCGGGCTCGGTCCGCAGGCGCTCGCCAGACAGGTCGTCAGCGCCGTCGACCTCGTCGTCCACCTCGAACGGCGGTCGTCGTGGCGCGGGGTCGCCGCGGTCGGGACCTGCGTGCTCGGACGTGACGAGCGGCTCGAGGTCCGTCCCATCGACACCGGGGGCGCGTGA